The Mauremys mutica isolate MM-2020 ecotype Southern chromosome 1, ASM2049712v1, whole genome shotgun sequence genome has a segment encoding these proteins:
- the LOC123375876 gene encoding transmembrane protein 53-A-like, producing MQMEQAGGTRAAPLEQPGGPEPSPSRVLQPGGPEPAPSWALQPAELALAPGGAATVTAFSRTMRLYSSPVPGGSAPSRPLVVLLPWFGARFRSTARYLELYLPRGLDVLVVESDLSHFLWPRHGLAYATCVLGLLQGSQPFCSRPLLVHAFSIGGYTFAQMMVHMSREPQRHRQLAERIRGLIYDSLVMGSLGDMALGVAQMSSSAALRPLVRGGTRLYFSLLRCCTVRYYKAAQDVFFRPPLRCPVLVFYCCNDPLSDPARVQELLESWRGAGILVRAQGWQDSRHAAHLRQHPQEYQQVLQGFLEQLDMALLRARL from the exons ATGCAGATGGAGCAGGCTGGAGGCACCAGGGCTGCCCCCCTAGAGCAGCCTGggggcccagagcccagcccatcGCGGGTGCTGCAGCCTGGGGGCCCAGAGCCCGCCCCATCGTGGGCGCTGCAGCCTGCGGAGCTCGCTCTTGCCCCTGGCGGGGCAGCAACGGTGACGGCCTTTTCCAGGACCATGCGCCTGTACAGCAGCCCTGTGCCTGGGGGCAGCGCCCCCTCCAGgcccctggtggtgctgctgccCTGGTTTGGCGCCCGTTTCCGCTCCACTGCGAGGTACCTGGAGCTCTACCTGCCACGCGGCCTGGACGTGCTGGTGGTGGAGAGTGACCTGAGCCACTTCCTCTGGCCCCGGCACGGGCTGGCCTACGCGACCTGCGTGCTGGGCCTGCTGCAGGGCAGCCAGCCCTTCTGCTCCCGCCCGCTGCTCGTCCACGCCTTCTCCATCGGCGGCTACACCTTCGCCCAGATGATGGTGCACATGAGCCGGGAGCCGCAGCGGCAccggcagctggcagagaggatcCGGGGCCTGATCTACGACAGCCTGGTGATGGGCAGCCTGGGGGACATGGCGCTGG GCGTGGCTCAGATGAGCAGCTCCGCGGCCCTCCGGCCCCTCGTCAGGGGAGGCACCAGGCTCTACTTCAGCCTCTTGCGCTGCTGCACCGTGCGGTACTACAAAGCAGCACAGGACGTGTTCTTCCGGCCGCCGCTTCGCTGCCCCGTCCTGGTCTTCTACTGCTGCAACGACCCCCTGAGCGACCCCGCCCGggtgcaggagctgctggagagctggcggggggcggggatcCTGGTGCGGGCCCAGGGCTGGCAGGACTCGCGCCATGCAGCCCATCTGCGCCAGCACCCCCAGGAGTACCAGCAGGTGCTGCAGggcttcctggagcagctggaCATGGCCCTGCTCCGAGCCAGGCTCTAG